In Penaeus vannamei isolate JL-2024 unplaced genomic scaffold, ASM4276789v1 unanchor604, whole genome shotgun sequence, the sequence AAGGGATGCAAACTGTATATAAACTGGCATTTTCAGCATTCATGTTTCATCATAACATTTTACACTAGTTAGACACGTCCCTTTTTACTGCTTATCCGCCCCTTTCTGCAACCACGCGCAGGCCCCTTCGCCCCAACCTGATCGAAAACCATGACGTCGCCCTCGAGAGATACCGCCGAGCACTGGCCAGGAAGGTCACCTTGGAACAGGTCATCGGACCCGGCTGGAGGGCCTTCGTGAAGAGGCCGAGGCTCGTGGCCTGGATGTCAAGCCACTGCCCGACCATCTCGAAGAGGGAGGAGTACGTTCGCGAACTGGCCAAGTACATTCCAGTTGACACGTAAGGCATCGCGCATTTCCCTTGTCAGAAGCAATATGGTGCCTCGTGCACATTCTCCAGGACACTTTCATCAGGACTTTGATTTAACCATTCTTTTTCGTGATAACATAGAAAGGCATTGGCACAGGCGGGACCTCAGGGGGAGCCCATGGCTACGCCATCCGTTTGTGTGCAGAGGGTTAGCACTGGAAGTGGATACTGAGTCGACAGCTGCCAATTGATGGGCTGTTGTGAACTGACTTCCATTCAATTGATGTGGATATTCAATTGAATTTAAGAGTCCAGTGTAGCGAGATTGGTAGTCTCTTCTAGTGGGACGTTCGTAAAATTCAATTTCGTATGTCTACACTGGCCATAACAACAGGTTCATTAAATATAAAAGCAAATATATCATGAACAAAATCTTTTGTGCTCTCAACTATATATTCATTATCTGTCAGTGTGGTTAATATTGGTACTAAGAACTTGGCTTAATTGTAATTGGAAGAACCAATTGATGATATAATAGGTCGAATCGGGTTGCCCATTTTATGGATTTTAGGGAGACCATAAAGGACACTTGTCTTGACCCAGATGCAAATAAGATTGTAGACAGATTCGCCAATTGAATCTTTTAAACTGCGGAGGAAAGGATTGTTTGtcttccagtaaaaaaaaaaaaaaaaaaaaaaaaaaaaaaaatatatatatatatatatatatatatatatatatatatatatatatatatatatatatatatatatatatatatatatatatatatatatattggaggaaGAGAAATTTAAGCTTTAGAGGAGGAGAAATTTAGACACCAAGGTTAGTTTTCAGCAATGTAAATTTTGTTATATCATTTAGATGTCttttatattcatgatataatccTCCCCATTCAGTAGGACAGCGCCACGTCCCTTACCCGGTTTTGTAATCACTGGATTCCCATCATACCGAGGATCAGTCCACAGGCTTAACTGCTGGGTTTGTTTCAACATTggatcttgtgtatatatatatatatatatatatatatatatatatatatatatatatatatatatatatatatatatatatatatatatgtatgtatatatatatatatatatatatatatacacataaatatatatatatatataagaataactgtatatataaaaataaacatatatgaaaataaatacatatatatatacatacatatatatatatatatatatatatatatatatatatatatatatatatatatatatatataaatatatatatatatatatatatatatatatatatatatatgtatatatgtatatatatatatatatatgcatgtgtttgtgtgtgtaaatgtgtgtgtgtgtgtaatatatatatgtatatatatatatatatatatatatatatatatatatatatatatatatatatatatatatatatatatatatatatatatatatatatatatatatatatatatatatatatatatatatatatatatatatatatatatatatatatatatatatatacatatatatacatgtgtgtgtgtgtgtatatatatatatatatatatatatatatatatatatatatatatatatatatatatatatatatttacacacacacacacacacacacacacacacacacacacacatatctatctatatctatctatatctatatatatatatatatatatatatatatatatatatatatatatgtgtgtgtgtgtgtgtgtgtgtgtgtgtgtgtgtgtgtgtgtgtgtgtgtgtgtgtgtgtgtgtgtgtgtgtgtgtgtgtgtgtgtgtgtgcatgtgtgtatatatatatatatatatatatatatatatatatatatatatatatatatatgcatatatatatatatctgtgtgtatgggtgtgtgtgtgtgtgtgtgtgtgtgtgtgtgtgtctgtgtgtgtgtgtgtgtttgtgtgtgtatgtgtgtgtgtgtgtgtgcgtgtgtgtgtgtgtgtgtgtgtgcgtgtgtgtgtgtgtgtgtgtgtgtgtgtgtgtgtgtgtgtctacaaatacatgtgtatttatatatatatatatatatatatatatatatatatatatatatatatatatatatgtatatatctgtgtgtgtgtgtgtctatgtatgtatatatatatatatatatatatatatatatatatatatatatatatatatatatatatatatatatctgtgtgtgtgtgtgtgtgtgtgtgtgtgtgtgtgtgtgtgtgtgtgtgtgtatatatatatatatatatatatatatatatatatatatatatatgatatatacatatatatacatatatatatatatatacatacattcatatatatatatatatatatatatatatatatatatatatatatgtgtgtgtgtgtgtgtgtgtgtgtgtgtgtgtgtgtgtgtgtgtgtgtgtgtgtgtgtgtgtgtgtgtgtgtgtgtgtgtgtgcgtgtgtgtgtgtgtgtgtgtgtgtgtgtgtgtgtgtgtgtgtgtgtgtgtgtgtgtgtgcgtgcgtgtgtgtgtgtgtgtgtgtgtgtgtgtgtgtgtgtgtgtgtgtgtgtgtgtgtgtgtgtgtgtgtgtgtgtgttaaatcgatagatggatatatagataaacagatagatatagacatagatatatacatattcatatatgtatatatatatatatatagatagatagatagatagatagatagatagatagatagatagatagatagatagatagatatatagatatagatatagatattgatatagatatagatatatagagacatatatatatatatatatatatatatatatatatagatagatagatagatatagatattgatatagatatagatatatagagacatatatatatatatatatatatatatatatatatatgtatatatatattcatatgtatatatatatatatatatatatatatatatatatatatatgtatgtatgtatgtatgtatgtatatatattcatatatatgtatatatatatatatatatatatatatatatatatatatatatatatatatatatatatatacatacacacacacacacacatatatgtatatatatatatatatatatatatatatatatatatatatatatatatatatatatatatatatatttacataggccAATTTCAAATTATAAGCCTTGTGCTATGTACAGCTGATATGGAAACCGCACAGCATGTTCCCAGGTATGGCAGATGCGGCGCCCGGCTTTGCGAGGACCGGCACCCGCTGAAGCCTGGCTGTTGGCTGAAGACCATGAGGCACTACCTCTTCTACATGGCCATGGAGAACAATCTGTGCGACCAGTACATCACCGAGAAGCTCTACCATCCCTTGGTGCACAACCTCGTGCCGGTGGTGTGGGGAGGTTAGTGTTTGTGACAAGGGTGGTTAAATTCGACTTACTGTCACTGCAGTTAACGCACTGAATGATGCTGAATAAGATGATTTAAAAGTTCAAATTTCCACCTTTAATGGCATTAGAAACGCAAACagtaaacaatacacacacacacacacacacacacacacacacacatatatatatatatatatatatatatatatatatatatatatatatatatatatatatatatatatatataaacatcaagaAAATAATTGGAAACGTGACATTTCATTGCACATGTTGAGGCATTCCGTGTCCTTTTTCATGACAGTATTTTAGGAATCTGACTTTAAGGTTAAATGAGGTTTATCTATATGCAGCACCAATCAAAATAGGGATACACAATTATTTCATGAATTATGCttattttattctccctcttacAGGCTCTAACTATAGCCACTTTTTGCCTCCAAACTCCTACATTGATGCTCGCCAATATCACCCGAAAGAACTGGCTGAACTACTCCTCAAGCTCTCCCGCGACCCTGTGGCTTATGGCAGGTGGGCTTTTTTGAACCTCGAAATGATGTCTCTGAATGTTGGCCCATAAggctcctctgtctgtctttcattggTGTAGACCGTAGACGGTTGCTAATCATGGACACTAACACTAGCATGGAATGTGAAATACACAAATCACCGGATCTTCACCCCCAGATACCATGTTTGGAGAGGCTTCTGGGAGGCGAGAGTGGGAGGCAGCCTCTGCGAGCTGTGTTATCGCCTGCACAGAGACGCGAGTGAGAAGCACCACGTCGACATCCCGAGTGAGAGGCGAAGCAACGGCCGCTGCATTAAGGTGGAGAAAAACCTCTTCGGGCCGGCGtctgagggatggaggaaggtcaTAGACAGCAGAAACAGATTTCAGAAATAAATTGCAATAGGGAGTGCTTTTCCCACATTTCTGTGTCTTTCCATATCCCGGAttaaaacatattttatatacgtTATTCTGCTTATACAGCAACGTGACGTACTAAGTAAATATAAACGCAATTTAATTTTCAATGTATTAAACCCATcactcagtgtgtgtgtttaggcatatatatatatatatatatatatatatatatatatatatatatatatatatatatatatatatatatatatatatatatacatatgtatatgtatgtatatgcatacatttatgtatgtacatttataagtatatatatatatatatatatatatatatatatatatatatatatatatatatatatatatatacatatatatatatagatagatagatagatagatatagatatagatatatatatatatacatatattaatgtataaatatatatatttatatatatattcacaggtgAAACATGAAGAATTATTTCATATGATAGAAGAACTAGACATAAATGGTAAAGACCTACTTGTACTTCGGAACCTCTACTGGGAGCAAACGGCATGCATGAGAGTAGGAAGCGACACCAGTGAATATACCAAAattgagagagggtgagacaagGATGCGTGCTTTCACCAGATCTATTTGAGTTATACAGTGAACGAATCCTCAGGGAGCTTGAAGATGGTGAAGGTCTTGATATTGGGGGACAAAATCTGAACAACTTGAGATATGCAGACGATACAGTACTCATTGCAGAATCTGAGGAAAACTTGTAAATTCTTTTTAAGAAGGTAGTAGAGGTTAGCAAAAGTAAAGGCCTAAATATTAACTATAAAAAGACTGAATGTATGGTAGTTAGCAAAAGACAAGAAGTACCTAAATGCAATGTAAAAGTGGAAAATACCACCATCAAACAAGTGGACAACTTCAATGATCTTGGCAGCACTGTAACACAAGATGGCAGGTGTGATCATGACATCAAAAAACGAATTGGAATGGCTAAAAATGCATttcaaaaactggaaacaattcTGAAGGATAAAAAACTGCAAATGTCCTGAGTTCTGAATTGCTATGTAATCCCTATTCTTACATATGGAAGTGAATACTGGACCATCTCAGCTGCTATGGTGAAAAGGCTAGAAGCAGTGAAGATCTGCTTTTACAGACGAATGGTGAAAATTCCTTGGACAGACCATGTTAGTAATGAACAAGTTTTAGAAATGGCTGGAATTGAGAGAACACCCATGAAAAGGATTAGAACAGGACAGGCTAAGTTCCTTGGATATTTTATGCGCAAAGGTGGACTGGAACACCTGGCTGTAACTGGGAAAACTGAAGGCAGCAGAGGCCAAGGAAGAAGACGCCAGACATACACAGAAGCTCCAAGCAAGTGTCGGCGTCGAAAGCATTCCACGCTATCCAGCATGGCTCTTAACGAAGaagatattcacatatatatataaatatacatttatacaaatgtataattatacatacatacatagatacatacatatatatatatacatatacatatatatatatatatatatatatatatatatatatatatatatatatatatatatatgtacacacacacacacaaacacacacacacacacacacacacacacacacacacacacacacacacacacacacacacacacacacacacacacacacacacacacacacacacacacacacatatatatatatatatatatatatatatatatatatatacatacaaatatgtgtacatacatatgtgtatatgtatatatatatatatgtatatatatatatatatatatatatatatatatatatatatatatatgtatgtatgtatgtgtctatatatatatagatatacatatatgtatatatatatatatatgtatgtatatatatatatatatatatatatacatatacatacatacatatatatatatatatatatatatatatatatatatatatatatatatatatatatgcacacacacacacacacacacacacacacacacacacacacacacacacacacacacatacacacacacacacacacacacacaaacacacacacacacatatatatgtatatatatatatatatatatatatatatatatatatgcatatatacatatatacatatatatgtatatgtatatatatatgtataaatatattatatatatatatatgtatatatatatatatgtatatatataagtatatacatatctatatatatatatatatatatatatatatatatatatatatatatatatatatatatatatatatatataatatgtacacatatatgcacatacacacacacacacatatatacatgtatacacacacacacacacacacacacacacacacacacacacacacacacacacacacacacacacacacacacacatatatatatatatatatatatatatatatatatatatatgtatgtatatactatatgtacatatatatatatatatatacatatacatacatacatacatatatatatgtatatatatatatatatatatatatatatatatatatatgcacacacacacacacacacacacacacacacacacacacacacacacacacacacacacacacacacacacatacacacatacatatagatagatatatatataaatatatatatataagtatatatatataagtacatatatatatatatatatatatatatatatatatatatatatatgtatacatacatacacatatatatacacacacacacacatatatacatgtatacacacacacacacacacacacacacacacacacacacacacacacacacacacacacacacacacacacacacacacacacatatatatatatatatatatatatatatatatatatatatatatgtatatatatatatatgtacatatatatataatatatatatatatatatatatatatatatatataatatgtacacatatatatatatacacacacacacatatatacatgtatacacacacacacacacacacacacacacatatatatatatctatctatatatatatatatatatatatatatatatatatatatatatatacatgtgtatatatgtatattatgtatatatattcatttatattatattatatatatatatatatatatatcacatatatatatatatatatatatatatatattcatttatattatatatatatatcatatatatatatatatatatatatatatatatatatatatatatatatatatatacacacacacacacacacacacacacacacacacacacacacacacacacacacatacatatatatatatatatatatatatatatatatatatatatatatatatatatatatatatatatacatgtatatatatatatatatatatatatatatatatatatatatatatatatatatatatgcacacatattcagaGGTAAATTGCTTTTAGCAACTCGAACTGTTTAGTTGCCAGTTCGGCACTCTCAGTTGACACGGAAGTATCGAATATGCCGTGCTGCACTCCACCCCGTGAGCTCGGCTCTCTCACGCTATTTGCTTTTGATCCGTAGtgcttatttgttattttatttttaatttcactTCTTTTTAATGTATGAAGacctttcgtctttgtttttaagCCATTCTGGCAGACCAAAAAATGACATAATAGCAAATGGGGAGACACCTCGTTCTTTTAATGGAGAAATTGACTAAGAAACAAATATAAtgaattctgtctttcttttgtcttttttattcttagtgATTTTACAATGATGAAATGAATAATCTAAAGGAATTCGTGGGAAGAATGAGAATGGAGAAACACATGAGTAATGGTACTTTTATTTGtggaaaatataaacataatgctGGGAGCTTGGCCTTTAATATCTCAATGatttttacttttatgattaAGTAACTTTGCCTAGACAGAAGGTACACGTCTTGAATACTGAATAAAAAGAGATTTTAAACTATATACACATGAGGTAGTTCTGAAAGCAACTTCTAAACACAATTAACATGGGTTAATGAAAGGACTGCTTGAAATTTACCTCGCCCGCTGGGTCAGTTCTGCTTGGGCCTCGACTGCTCTCGCTCACAGACTGGcaggcacggacacacacacagcattacACTCGGGTTCCGACTGACGCACTTATCACGCTACCCAGGTAATCACAGGTCAAACATGAGAAGACTGTGAGTATAGATATCACAGCTGGAAACATGGAAATTAAAGTATATGATGAACTGCAACGTTAAATCAACGGATTAAAAGTGCGTGCACAGGATTTGGACACAAGAAATTTgttcagaaaatataataaagcagCAGAATAGCGTAACTCCTAATACTAGTTTCTCTCCGGGAGAAGGTTTATTTTTTCAGAGATTCGCCAATCATTTTCAGAAATGAAATTCCCGCTGCACAAGTCCTGAAAAGAAATCAGGAAGTAGAAAGTTGTATTTACAGTGTGGAAAATGTGACTAACTCAAAGTACCTTCGTGGAGAGGTGCCgcaaatttaataataaaaaacccaTTATTTCAGAAAAATACAGACTGGGAAAGGTTAAAAGCTTAAAGTTTCTGGGAACATATTCTTCCAcaattctttatatgtatatatatatacatacatatatatatatataactatatatatatatatatatatataactatatatatatatatatataactacatatatatatacatata encodes:
- the LOC113803619 gene encoding alpha-(1,3)-fucosyltransferase C-like, yielding MSQLLPQFSSVKCPFVLCVAVTLAVGFYNYLVVEWDSEVMQQVQNQSFLLQNATQKLESVGVAREKVVLEDRRKPRVVVFWGKWFNAKWAARKGTLTRFGTDSMDELRADGCPEWRCVFTYDRKKLPLADAVLFTSEQFSPARLPSRRPPSQRWVWADVEAPMAPPARGGLARLSAHNASHLVNWTMTYHESSDIVAYYGYFRSLNASVQYAWDMSCHWRDSPGKGCKLPLRPNLIENHDVALERYRRALARKVTLEQVIGPGWRAFVKRPRLVAWMSSHCPTISKREEYVRELAKYIPVDTYGRCGARLCEDRHPLKPGCWLKTMRHYLFYMAMENNLCDQYITEKLYHPLVHNLVPVVWGGSNYSHFLPPNSYIDARQYHPKELAELLLKLSRDPVAYGRYHVWRGFWEARVGGSLCELCYRLHRDASEKHHVDIPSERRSNGRCIKVEKNLFGPASEGWRKVIDSRNRFQK